One part of the Cyclobacteriaceae bacterium genome encodes these proteins:
- a CDS encoding DUF1772 domain-containing protein has translation MLTLLTRFTNIIIAALLAGTSFGIWIGFNPMNYSASTYVEQQKNLVLSLNTLMVTLVIVATVVTVLSAYLQRKNKTIFFTLIIAAVSFASCIIISRFGNLPIQKEMLAWDADSLPTNWTDLRDKWWSFHIIRTIAELVALVLVSWSTVQKPNDHL, from the coding sequence ATGCTAACCTTACTCACCCGGTTTACCAATATTATTATTGCAGCTCTTCTGGCAGGAACAAGTTTTGGAATATGGATTGGATTCAACCCTATGAATTACTCAGCTTCCACGTATGTTGAGCAACAAAAAAACCTGGTGTTATCCCTCAATACCCTAATGGTAACACTGGTGATTGTCGCTACCGTTGTAACGGTCTTGTCAGCGTATCTTCAAAGAAAGAATAAAACAATATTTTTTACCTTGATTATTGCGGCCGTTAGTTTTGCATCCTGCATTATTATATCACGATTCGGCAATTTACCCATTCAAAAAGAGATGCTGGCATGGGACGCTGATTCCCTCCCGACCAACTGGACTGATTTAAGGGATAAATGGTGGTCGTTCCATATTATAAGAACAATTGCTGAACTTGTTGCATTGGTTTTAGTATCCTGGTCAACCGTTCAAAAACCAAACGATCATCTGTGA
- a CDS encoding TerB family tellurite resistance protein — protein sequence METTLTYKLALLHLVHLLVHADDVVDDQELAMLQRIREEEHITDAVFNAFTSRISFSNNRELYEHGVRLLNQCTDEEKLQVFAHLYKLAQADNDFSMKEVRLLFYSLEQTQVEFDDVVLIARMAS from the coding sequence ATGGAAACGACATTAACCTATAAACTTGCTTTGTTGCACCTGGTGCATTTGCTGGTGCATGCCGATGATGTAGTTGACGACCAGGAGTTGGCCATGCTCCAGCGCATACGCGAAGAAGAACATATTACCGATGCGGTATTCAACGCGTTTACCTCACGTATTTCATTTTCAAACAACCGCGAATTGTACGAGCACGGTGTGCGGTTGCTTAACCAGTGCACCGATGAGGAGAAGCTTCAGGTTTTTGCCCACCTGTATAAACTGGCGCAAGCCGACAACGACTTCAGCATGAAAGAGGTGCGCCTTCTGTTTTATTCCCTTGAGCAAACACAGGTTGAATTTGATGATGTAGTGCTGATAGCCCGTATGGCTTCGTAA
- a CDS encoding FAD-dependent oxidoreductase: protein MTANTFSPVVGKAPAKKIEPLPPGSSIAVIGAGAFGGWASLFLLRQHYKVTLIDAWGPGHSRSSSGDETRVIRSTYGANEFYFDLNVRALTLWKEHEQRWNRKLFQNKGILWMCYDEKTPLVDDSIPFAKKHKMEYEKLSAQELAKRYPIVNTEDIHHGYLDPYGGCLRAREACQAVQKAFRDEGGTYIQAYALPGKIDDNKLTSVKLSNGQSLKADCFIFSCGSWLGKIFPDVLGQTITCTKQEVYYFGVPPDQAQAYENFPVWVDVDGKDFYYGIPGNAYRGFKIGVDERGVPFDPTSGERIADTSVLAKARKFIAHRFPGLAHAPLVENRVCPYENSPDGNFIFDHHPEAGNLFFLGGGSGHGFKHGPALGELISAIVSGEAAIPVHFLLAK, encoded by the coding sequence ATGACGGCCAATACATTTTCACCTGTTGTCGGTAAAGCACCCGCAAAAAAAATTGAGCCCCTGCCACCGGGCAGCAGTATTGCAGTGATTGGTGCCGGTGCTTTTGGCGGATGGGCCTCCCTCTTTCTGCTCCGGCAGCATTATAAAGTAACACTTATCGATGCCTGGGGACCCGGCCATTCACGCAGCAGTTCGGGCGATGAAACGCGGGTGATACGCTCTACCTATGGCGCCAACGAATTTTACTTCGATTTAAATGTGCGCGCATTAACCTTGTGGAAAGAACATGAACAGCGCTGGAACAGAAAACTATTTCAAAACAAGGGCATACTGTGGATGTGTTATGACGAAAAAACCCCGTTGGTAGATGATTCCATCCCCTTTGCAAAAAAGCATAAGATGGAATATGAAAAGCTATCGGCACAGGAACTGGCAAAACGATACCCCATTGTTAACACCGAAGATATCCATCATGGTTACCTGGATCCTTACGGTGGATGTTTGCGCGCCCGCGAAGCTTGCCAGGCCGTGCAAAAAGCCTTTCGGGATGAAGGCGGCACCTATATTCAGGCTTATGCTTTACCCGGAAAAATTGATGACAACAAACTCACCTCTGTTAAACTCTCCAACGGGCAATCCTTAAAGGCCGATTGTTTTATTTTCTCCTGCGGTTCGTGGCTGGGTAAAATTTTTCCTGATGTATTGGGTCAAACCATTACCTGTACAAAACAAGAAGTGTATTATTTTGGTGTTCCCCCCGATCAGGCACAGGCTTACGAAAACTTTCCGGTATGGGTGGATGTAGACGGAAAAGATTTTTATTATGGCATACCCGGCAATGCATACCGCGGTTTTAAGATTGGCGTGGACGAACGTGGCGTTCCGTTCGATCCAACATCGGGTGAGCGGATTGCTGATACCAGTGTATTGGCCAAGGCCCGAAAATTTATTGCCCATCGTTTTCCGGGGCTGGCGCACGCACCACTGGTTGAGAACCGCGTGTGCCCTTACGAAAATTCACCTGATGGTAATTTTATTTTCGATCACCATCCCGAAGCAGGTAATCTTTTTTTCCTGGGCGGTGGTTCAGGCCATGGTTTTAAACACGGACCAGCTCTGGGCGAATTAATTTCAGCTATTGTAAGCGGTGAAGCCGCTATCCCTGTGCATTTCCTGCTGGCGAAATAA
- a CDS encoding orotate phosphoribosyltransferase has protein sequence MPIVKVEGKTAEQVATMLLQIEAIKLNTQKPFTWASGWKSPIYCDNRLALSYPEIRNTIKAGLISIIKENYGAVEAIAGVATAGIAQGALVADALNLPFAYVRPKPKDHGMENLIEGRIQKEQKIVVIEDLISTGGSSLKAVEALRQAGANVLGMASIFTYGFDIAINNFYQANVSMVSLSDYNYLLNCALKQQYINEQELTSLKAWRYDPSRWTA, from the coding sequence ATGCCCATTGTTAAAGTTGAAGGAAAAACGGCCGAGCAGGTGGCCACCATGCTCTTGCAGATTGAAGCCATTAAATTAAATACGCAAAAGCCCTTCACCTGGGCCTCAGGATGGAAGTCACCCATCTATTGCGACAACCGGCTGGCCCTATCCTACCCTGAAATAAGAAATACCATAAAAGCAGGATTGATTTCTATCATCAAAGAAAATTATGGTGCCGTTGAGGCCATTGCCGGTGTGGCTACAGCCGGTATTGCACAAGGGGCACTTGTGGCTGATGCCCTCAATTTGCCTTTCGCCTATGTAAGGCCAAAGCCGAAAGACCATGGCATGGAAAACCTGATTGAGGGGCGCATCCAAAAAGAGCAAAAAATAGTAGTTATTGAAGACCTGATTTCAACCGGGGGAAGTTCCCTGAAAGCCGTTGAAGCCTTGCGCCAGGCCGGGGCAAATGTTTTGGGCATGGCCTCCATATTTACTTACGGATTCGACATTGCCATCAATAACTTTTACCAGGCCAATGTTTCGATGGTTAGCCTTAGCGATTATAACTACTTGTTAAACTGTGCCCTTAAACAGCAATACATCAACGAACAAGAATTGACATCGTTGAAGGCCTGGCGTTACGACCCATCGCGGTGGACAGCCTGA
- a CDS encoding NUDIX domain-containing protein, which translates to MIIFINDIPVSLYKADESPVDGHFNHVIDAAHEPVTRARLVQHVWVKNVREPEFEMLLEYLNSKVPIGLHSLHISAYDYTALKNQLTSKFKVIKAAGGLVRKKDKFLMIYRMKKWDLPKGKKERGEKYPQAAIREVEEECNVSVKLAGKICTTWHTYTMNRRAMLKKTKWYAMDLIDDSKMKPMGEEDIEELRWMKTKEVYHALEHSYKSIRYVFERYYDLVDIKSPR; encoded by the coding sequence ATGATAATTTTTATCAATGATATCCCGGTAAGTCTGTACAAAGCCGATGAAAGTCCGGTAGACGGTCATTTTAATCATGTTATAGATGCTGCGCACGAACCGGTTACGCGTGCCAGGCTGGTACAGCACGTTTGGGTTAAAAATGTGCGCGAACCCGAGTTTGAAATGCTGTTGGAATACCTCAATTCCAAAGTGCCCATAGGGCTTCATTCCCTGCACATCAGTGCATACGATTATACAGCCTTGAAAAATCAACTGACCAGCAAGTTTAAGGTTATAAAGGCTGCAGGCGGGCTGGTGCGAAAAAAGGATAAGTTTTTGATGATTTACCGGATGAAGAAGTGGGATTTGCCCAAGGGCAAGAAAGAGCGTGGCGAAAAATACCCGCAGGCCGCTATTCGCGAAGTGGAAGAGGAATGCAATGTTTCAGTAAAGTTGGCCGGAAAAATTTGTACCACCTGGCACACCTATACCATGAACCGCAGGGCCATGTTGAAAAAAACAAAGTGGTATGCAATGGACCTGATCGATGATTCTAAAATGAAGCCGATGGGGGAGGAAGATATTGAAGAATTGCGTTGGATGAAGACCAAAGAAGTGTACCATGCCCTTGAGCATTCCTACAAGTCGATCCGCTATGTTTTTGAGCGGTACTACGATTTGGTGGACATCAAATCCCCACGCTGA
- the coaD gene encoding pantetheine-phosphate adenylyltransferase, with the protein MKRIALFPGSFDPFTRGHEDIVLRGLKLFDEIIVAIGYNSGKSVRYFEIELMLECIRKTFVNYPNISVVTFSELTAEFARKNGAKYLLRGLRNTTDFEYENSIAQVNRYLNAELESVFLITSPQFASISSSIIREVHRYKGDVSSFLPYKL; encoded by the coding sequence ATGAAACGTATTGCGCTATTCCCCGGCTCATTTGATCCCTTTACGAGAGGCCATGAAGATATTGTTTTAAGAGGCCTTAAACTTTTTGATGAAATCATTGTGGCCATCGGCTACAACAGCGGCAAAAGCGTTCGCTATTTTGAAATTGAGCTGATGCTGGAGTGCATCCGCAAAACATTTGTTAACTATCCCAATATTTCAGTAGTTACCTTCTCGGAACTTACCGCTGAATTTGCGCGCAAAAACGGAGCAAAATACTTACTCCGTGGCTTGCGCAACACCACCGACTTTGAATATGAAAACAGTATTGCCCAGGTAAACCGCTACCTGAATGCCGAATTGGAATCCGTTTTTTTAATTACCTCACCGCAGTTTGCATCCATCAGTTCGTCCATCATACGTGAAGTGCACCGCTACAAAGGCGATGTTTCAAGTTTCTTGCCGTACAAACTTTAA
- a CDS encoding DUF3822 family protein, producing the protein MQSLAAFKLIKKIKDDRFEEDNIHDYSLLVNVGARDVQVAVVDGADKRILFLEDYVLPSVSSNEDLLNTLDQLFDHHAFLKAGFWKAIKLAVKNQKLVQVPQTLFAPESAADYLKFNAHVNKNREEVLAVAMKNSQAVTVFAVQKEMTAWLEALYPQKQFTVLHQSAALIEGVMHYAASRNDNPLYLYVDRFKLHILSVNENKLVYYNQFSILSFQDYIKYIMLVMKTLEMDQQTSKVIMWGYIGKNSPHYHEFYKYIQNVTFGERPTHLTFGYLFDEVQDHHFLDLYSIDLF; encoded by the coding sequence TTGCAAAGCCTTGCCGCGTTTAAGCTGATAAAAAAAATCAAGGATGATCGTTTTGAAGAAGACAACATCCACGACTACTCCTTATTGGTAAATGTTGGCGCGCGCGATGTTCAGGTTGCCGTTGTAGACGGGGCTGACAAGCGGATTTTATTCCTGGAAGACTATGTTCTTCCATCCGTGTCTTCCAATGAAGATTTACTGAACACCCTCGATCAACTGTTTGACCATCATGCCTTTTTAAAAGCAGGTTTCTGGAAGGCCATAAAACTTGCGGTCAAAAATCAAAAACTGGTTCAGGTACCACAAACCTTGTTTGCCCCGGAATCAGCAGCCGACTACCTGAAATTTAATGCGCATGTAAATAAAAACCGCGAAGAAGTTTTGGCCGTGGCCATGAAAAACAGCCAGGCAGTAACTGTATTTGCCGTTCAAAAAGAAATGACCGCCTGGCTGGAGGCACTTTATCCGCAAAAACAATTCACCGTCCTCCACCAATCGGCTGCCCTTATTGAAGGGGTGATGCACTATGCTGCCTCACGAAACGACAACCCTTTGTACCTTTATGTTGATCGGTTCAAGCTGCACATTTTATCGGTTAACGAAAATAAACTGGTGTACTACAACCAGTTCAGCATCCTTAGCTTTCAGGACTATATCAAATACATTATGCTGGTTATGAAAACACTGGAAATGGACCAACAAACCAGCAAAGTAATTATGTGGGGATATATTGGTAAAAACTCACCCCATTACCATGAGTTTTACAAGTACATTCAAAACGTAACCTTTGGTGAACGGCCCACGCACCTTACGTTCGGATATCTGTTTGATGAAGTTCAGGACCACCACTTTCTGGACCTCTATAGCATTGACCTGTTTTAA
- a CDS encoding NUDIX domain-containing protein translates to MDKNVNTLYGNKVRVRVSGLCWEENSLLLVNHSLYKGQDFWAPPGGGLDFGQHMEDCLKREFMEETGLHIKVDGFRFVTEFVNPPLHAIELFADVSVTGGRLSTGSDPEMQPENQIIKSVEFVPWDVIMAMPEAEKHGILKHCKTHEELKNLTGFYGI, encoded by the coding sequence ATGGATAAGAATGTTAATACCCTTTACGGCAATAAGGTACGTGTTCGTGTTTCCGGGCTTTGCTGGGAGGAAAATTCACTGCTGCTGGTCAACCATAGCTTGTATAAAGGCCAGGATTTTTGGGCACCCCCGGGGGGTGGCCTTGATTTTGGCCAGCATATGGAAGACTGTTTGAAACGGGAGTTTATGGAGGAGACAGGATTACATATAAAAGTTGACGGTTTCCGGTTCGTGACCGAGTTTGTAAACCCTCCCCTCCATGCCATTGAATTGTTTGCCGATGTAAGCGTTACCGGAGGCAGGCTAAGTACAGGTTCGGACCCTGAAATGCAACCGGAAAATCAGATTATCAAGTCAGTAGAATTTGTTCCCTGGGATGTAATTATGGCCATGCCCGAGGCTGAAAAACACGGCATTTTGAAGCATTGCAAAACCCATGAAGAATTAAAAAACCTGACCGGTTTTTATGGAATATAA
- a CDS encoding DUF1573 domain-containing protein: MKKFFVFLLMVALASGTYAQDKQATTSKTNGPVLTFEKNTHDFGDIFQGDQVEHVFKFTNTGNEPLIISNIQVTCGCTAPSWPKNPIPPGGKGEIKIGFNSTGKMGRQNKTVTVVSNAVNDDNLISFVTNILAKNPN, encoded by the coding sequence ATGAAAAAGTTCTTTGTTTTCTTACTGATGGTTGCCCTTGCTTCAGGCACATATGCGCAGGATAAGCAAGCCACTACTTCCAAAACAAATGGCCCTGTACTCACCTTTGAAAAAAACACCCACGATTTTGGGGATATTTTCCAGGGCGACCAGGTGGAGCATGTGTTTAAGTTTACCAATACCGGTAACGAGCCGCTTATCATTTCGAATATTCAGGTTACCTGTGGTTGCACAGCCCCTTCGTGGCCTAAAAACCCAATCCCCCCGGGTGGAAAGGGAGAAATAAAAATTGGGTTTAACAGCACGGGCAAAATGGGTCGCCAAAACAAAACGGTTACGGTAGTTTCCAATGCCGTGAATGACGACAACCTGATTTCATTTGTGACCAACATCCTGGCGAAGAACCCAAATTAA
- a CDS encoding DUF423 domain-containing protein — MNSRTTFTIGAALGMLGVAVGAFGAHAIKPMLIETGRVDTFELAVRYQFYHALALLVAGILQHLFRVTLFAYASRLFVAGVFLFSGSLYLLCFTQIKTFAMITPIGGVALIAGWLCLLAGIYKIR, encoded by the coding sequence ATGAATAGCCGAACTACGTTTACGATCGGTGCTGCATTAGGAATGTTGGGTGTAGCCGTAGGTGCTTTTGGCGCACATGCAATAAAACCCATGCTTATTGAAACTGGTCGCGTAGATACGTTTGAACTGGCCGTACGTTACCAGTTTTACCACGCGCTGGCCTTATTGGTTGCCGGTATACTGCAGCATCTATTTCGTGTTACACTTTTTGCGTATGCTTCGCGCTTGTTCGTTGCAGGCGTTTTCTTATTCAGCGGCAGTTTATACCTGTTGTGCTTTACACAAATTAAAACCTTTGCTATGATCACACCCATAGGCGGTGTGGCATTAATTGCCGGTTGGCTATGCCTGCTGGCAGGTATTTACAAAATACGCTAA
- a CDS encoding translation initiation factor, whose product MAKKNDWKNREGVVYSTASDFDYNYKHDVEATTLPPQQQQLKVMLDKSGRAGKQVTLVTGFIGTAADLETLGKNLKNKCGTGGSVKDGEIIIQGDFRDRVVQLLVKDGYKAKRVG is encoded by the coding sequence ATGGCCAAAAAAAACGACTGGAAAAACCGCGAAGGTGTAGTGTACTCTACTGCTTCGGATTTTGACTATAACTACAAACATGATGTCGAAGCCACAACCTTACCTCCGCAACAACAGCAACTGAAAGTTATGTTGGACAAAAGCGGCAGGGCGGGCAAGCAAGTAACACTGGTTACCGGCTTCATCGGCACGGCAGCTGATTTAGAAACACTTGGAAAAAACCTGAAGAACAAATGCGGTACCGGAGGCTCAGTGAAAGATGGTGAAATTATTATACAAGGTGATTTTCGCGACCGTGTGGTGCAGTTGTTGGTGAAGGATGGGTATAAGGCGAAGCGGGTGGGTTGA
- a CDS encoding serine hydrolase: MAIMKNGEVEKELFYSHNKPVDRNTIFQVSSLSKFVSAVGIMKLTEMGKIKLDTPVSIYLTRWQLPPSKFDIEQVTTRKLLSHTAGLTDELGYSGFANPDSVQTLEASLTKAKDADEGRSGKVEVGIQPGSRWKYSGGGYTLLQLLVEETSGQSFNDFMVGNLFKPLNMTSSTFIMNDTLNNRLCEFFNSNRTSAPHFYYSSLAAASLYTSLADLEIFFQLFLRGKNGEPIGRGLLSPSTLKSMREAHWDIMGEKIFGLGCMLYIGIENNEDIFGHDGKSTPPINTAIRINPVTGDGIIVLETGNPDLATRIASDWVFLKTGKVDTLLFTMQLGKLVNMLLIGVILIMLAVIGMGLKRN; the protein is encoded by the coding sequence ATGGCAATCATGAAGAATGGTGAAGTTGAAAAGGAGCTTTTTTATTCCCATAATAAACCAGTAGACAGAAACACAATTTTTCAGGTCTCATCTCTTTCAAAATTTGTATCTGCCGTGGGGATAATGAAACTGACTGAAATGGGAAAAATAAAACTGGATACTCCTGTTAGTATATACCTTACAAGGTGGCAGTTACCACCAAGCAAATTTGATATTGAACAAGTAACCACTAGAAAACTTCTTAGCCACACCGCTGGTTTAACGGATGAACTTGGCTATAGTGGTTTTGCAAACCCAGATTCAGTGCAAACGCTCGAAGCATCACTTACCAAAGCAAAAGATGCAGACGAGGGGAGAAGTGGTAAGGTAGAAGTTGGGATCCAGCCCGGCTCCCGGTGGAAATACTCAGGTGGTGGTTATACCCTCCTGCAACTATTGGTGGAAGAAACAAGCGGTCAATCATTCAACGATTTTATGGTGGGCAATTTGTTCAAGCCGCTGAACATGACCAGCAGCACGTTCATAATGAATGATACTTTAAATAACAGGCTATGTGAGTTCTTCAATAGTAACAGGACGTCCGCGCCTCATTTCTACTACTCATCGTTAGCTGCGGCATCACTTTACACATCACTAGCTGATTTGGAAATTTTCTTTCAATTATTTCTACGTGGCAAGAATGGAGAACCCATCGGTAGAGGTCTGTTGAGCCCTTCAACCCTAAAGTCCATGAGAGAGGCCCACTGGGACATCATGGGTGAAAAAATATTTGGCTTAGGTTGCATGCTCTATATAGGTATAGAAAATAATGAAGACATCTTTGGGCATGATGGAAAAAGTACACCACCAATCAACACAGCCATTAGGATCAACCCTGTTACAGGCGATGGAATAATTGTTTTGGAAACCGGCAATCCCGATCTGGCAACCCGAATAGCAAGCGATTGGGTATTTCTGAAAACAGGAAAAGTTGACACGTTGCTCTTTACCATGCAATTGGGTAAACTGGTTAACATGTTACTCATCGGAGTGATTTTAATTATGCTTGCTGTTATAGGAATGGGGTTGAAAAGAAATTGA
- a CDS encoding helix-turn-helix transcriptional regulator codes for MQQPELGRRLTALRKELNLTQEELVEKSNVSVRTIQRIEAGEVLPRVSTVKILLNALGESPETFLTKPTNMETKTEQLEHSGRGILLTSVIAGAIYLAVEICLTAMDIAWLTKDRSWEQWINLVYIGLSIVMMTSYILFARGFILLSKLFENKLLTLGAYLMMATVLGVGILDSVTLFSDSTEQLWLPYSIAAIVSGTLTIVFGIALLRLQDGMGELARAAGILEILIGCTLVTVLLFFIAYVIMIPAIIVEILVLYRGYEYLSKSPTSQVALSA; via the coding sequence ATGCAACAGCCCGAACTCGGCAGGCGCTTAACCGCCCTGCGAAAGGAACTAAACCTCACCCAGGAAGAACTTGTAGAAAAAAGTAATGTGAGCGTGCGCACCATCCAACGCATAGAAGCAGGGGAAGTGTTGCCGCGCGTATCCACTGTTAAAATCCTGCTGAACGCCTTGGGGGAATCGCCTGAAACATTTTTAACGAAACCCACTAACATGGAAACAAAAACTGAACAATTGGAACATTCCGGTCGCGGTATACTGCTGACGTCTGTGATTGCCGGAGCCATTTATCTTGCGGTAGAAATTTGCTTAACCGCGATGGATATTGCATGGCTGACGAAGGATCGTTCATGGGAACAATGGATTAACCTGGTGTACATAGGCTTAAGCATTGTTATGATGACTTCGTACATCTTATTTGCCCGTGGATTCATCCTTTTAAGTAAACTCTTCGAAAACAAATTACTTACCCTTGGCGCCTACCTGATGATGGCAACTGTACTGGGTGTTGGTATACTGGATAGTGTAACACTTTTCTCTGATAGCACAGAACAATTATGGTTGCCGTATTCCATAGCAGCCATTGTTTCGGGAACATTAACCATTGTATTTGGTATTGCACTCCTGCGCCTTCAGGATGGTATGGGTGAACTGGCGCGTGCTGCAGGCATTCTTGAAATACTTATTGGTTGTACGCTGGTTACGGTATTGCTTTTCTTTATTGCTTACGTGATTATGATTCCGGCCATTATTGTAGAGATACTGGTGCTGTACCGGGGGTATGAGTACTTATCCAAATCACCAACAAGCCAGGTGGCGCTGAGTGCTTGA
- a CDS encoding OsmC family protein, producing MNTNHSYTVNLGWRHDRQGILSSEELDNTVEVATPPPFPKGVEGIWSPEHLFTAAVSSCLMTTFLAIAENSKLEFESFTCKAIGTLALVDGKYKMTEILLEPHLVIVHEKDGDRAGRVLQKAEAACLITNSITARVIMKPTIMLGGLIPEV from the coding sequence ATGAATACCAACCATTCGTATACCGTAAACCTGGGCTGGCGTCACGACCGGCAGGGTATTTTATCATCCGAAGAACTGGATAATACCGTTGAAGTTGCCACACCCCCACCCTTTCCCAAGGGCGTTGAAGGTATTTGGTCACCCGAGCACTTATTTACAGCAGCAGTTAGCAGTTGCCTCATGACGACCTTTTTGGCAATTGCCGAAAACTCAAAGCTGGAATTTGAAAGTTTTACCTGCAAGGCAATTGGCACGCTTGCCTTGGTTGATGGCAAGTATAAAATGACAGAAATCTTGCTGGAGCCTCACTTGGTTATTGTGCATGAAAAAGATGGTGATCGGGCTGGACGGGTTTTGCAAAAAGCCGAAGCAGCCTGCCTGATCACAAATTCAATTACTGCCAGGGTAATTATGAAGCCCACCATCATGCTCGGTGGGTTGATTCCCGAAGTTTAA
- a CDS encoding amidohydrolase family protein produces the protein MNRFYRIPRQWLALLLCWTFLGVYAQEEVKLAPVTRTYAITNVNIYQGPGRKVDMGTVIIRNGIIQNVGKNLAIPADAIVIKADSMYVYAGFIDGYSRVGVTKPKEEPNRERPKDPGNPEPAQAGITPQNDVRTSLNPAEKSVEDLRALGFTTAQVVPYGGMLPGSAAIIQLGGASANDMVLSGNSAFYSELTPAQRVYPNTVIGVMSKYRELYRQASQAKAYENLYASNRAGLERPVSDKILEAFYPVIDKRVPVLFKAERNLDINRIILLQKDLGFNVVLGDVKEGWDMLNKIKAANAKVFLSLDLPEAVKEEKKDEKKEESKKPADAEKEALEKRKAETIAQYTAQASVFQKAGITFGFSTASAKAKDIPANLRRMIAAGLTEDQALAALTTTPALLLGIADRVGTVDNGKIANLVITDKSYFNEKSKVRYVFVDGVMYKYEVKEEKKTDAKNGNGKKADPNGKWSYTTETPQGNSTGVIKIKNDGGSYSGTITNSMSGQETELNSIVVEGNSMTFTFGFNAGGGTMTIEVSLTIDGNDFEGTMSVGNFGSFPMKGSKDPNQ, from the coding sequence ATGAATCGATTTTACCGAATACCCCGGCAATGGCTTGCCTTGTTGCTTTGCTGGACATTCCTGGGCGTATATGCGCAGGAGGAGGTTAAGTTGGCCCCCGTTACCCGAACGTATGCCATCACCAATGTAAACATTTATCAGGGCCCCGGCCGAAAGGTAGATATGGGCACCGTTATTATCCGTAACGGCATTATTCAAAATGTTGGTAAGAACCTGGCCATCCCTGCCGATGCTATAGTTATTAAGGCCGACAGTATGTATGTATATGCCGGTTTTATTGATGGCTATTCGCGCGTGGGGGTTACTAAGCCTAAAGAGGAGCCTAATCGTGAGCGTCCGAAAGATCCGGGTAATCCGGAGCCTGCACAGGCAGGAATTACTCCACAAAACGATGTTCGCACTTCATTAAACCCTGCAGAGAAATCCGTTGAGGATTTACGTGCACTTGGATTCACCACGGCACAGGTTGTACCCTATGGTGGTATGCTTCCAGGCAGCGCGGCAATCATTCAATTGGGTGGGGCTTCTGCCAATGACATGGTGTTGTCGGGCAATTCTGCTTTTTATTCAGAGTTGACTCCTGCCCAGCGTGTTTATCCAAATACCGTTATTGGTGTGATGTCCAAATACCGTGAGTTGTACCGTCAAGCCTCACAGGCAAAAGCGTACGAGAATTTGTATGCTTCTAACCGTGCTGGCCTTGAGCGGCCGGTTAGTGATAAAATACTGGAAGCATTTTACCCGGTTATCGATAAGCGCGTGCCTGTGTTGTTTAAGGCCGAACGCAACCTTGATATCAATCGGATAATACTTTTGCAAAAAGACCTTGGCTTTAACGTTGTATTGGGCGATGTAAAAGAAGGTTGGGATATGCTCAATAAAATTAAAGCAGCCAATGCAAAAGTTTTCTTAAGTCTTGATTTGCCTGAAGCTGTTAAGGAAGAGAAAAAAGACGAGAAGAAAGAGGAATCAAAAAAACCGGCAGATGCCGAAAAGGAAGCACTCGAAAAAAGAAAAGCCGAAACTATTGCACAGTATACAGCACAGGCATCGGTTTTCCAGAAAGCCGGTATTACGTTTGGTTTTTCTACCGCCTCTGCAAAAGCAAAAGATATACCCGCCAACCTGCGCAGGATGATCGCTGCCGGTTTAACCGAAGACCAGGCCCTTGCGGCACTTACCACCACACCGGCACTACTGCTGGGCATTGCTGACCGTGTGGGTACGGTAGACAATGGAAAAATCGCCAACCTGGTCATTACCGATAAGTCATACTTTAACGAAAAATCAAAAGTGCGTTATGTGTTTGTGGATGGTGTGATGTACAAATATGAAGTTAAAGAGGAGAAGAAGACGGATGCCAAAAACGGAAATGGTAAAAAGGCCGATCCGAACGGCAAGTGGTCATACACCACCGAAACACCACAAGGTAACTCAACCGGTGTAATTAAAATCAAAAATGATGGCGGATCGTATTCCGGCACGATTACCAACAGCATGAGTGGTCAGGAAACGGAATTGAACTCCATTGTGGTAGAAGGAAATTCCATGACGTTTACGTTCGGTTTTAATGCGGGTGGAGGCACCATGACCATTGAAGTGAGCCTTACTATTGATGGCAACGACTTTGAAGGAACCATGTCGGTAGGCAACTTCGGAAGTTTCCCGATGAAAGGTTCAAAAGACCCTAACCAATAA